One stretch of Candidatus Krumholzibacteriia bacterium DNA includes these proteins:
- the murI gene encoding glutamate racemase produces the protein MSDPRPIGVFDSGIGGLTVLRALRERLPHESTVYLGDTARVPYGTKGAATVIHFAAQALDHLIHRGVKAVVIACNTASAVAIEDLTRRTHLPVMGVIEPGVEAALAVTRGRVGVIGTLATVGSDRYGQLLRAARPGIEVIGQPCPLFVPLAEEGWTDHPITRSVAEEYLHGLRESGVDTLILGCTHYPLLKPAIGEVMGPGTTLVDSAVVLAESMAEHLATTGAHAPDDNEPTLEMLVTDVPQRFGELSERFLAHTVGNVEHIDLETPPTPNPQDPER, from the coding sequence GTGAGCGATCCGCGACCGATCGGTGTGTTCGACAGCGGGATCGGCGGGCTCACGGTGTTGCGCGCGCTGCGCGAGCGTCTGCCCCACGAGAGCACCGTGTACCTGGGCGACACCGCGCGCGTTCCCTACGGCACCAAGGGCGCGGCCACGGTGATCCACTTCGCCGCGCAGGCGCTGGACCACCTGATCCACCGCGGCGTGAAGGCCGTGGTGATCGCGTGCAACACGGCCAGCGCGGTCGCGATCGAGGACCTCACCCGGCGCACGCACCTGCCCGTGATGGGAGTGATCGAGCCCGGCGTCGAGGCCGCCCTGGCCGTGACCCGCGGCCGCGTCGGTGTGATCGGAACCCTGGCCACCGTCGGCAGCGACCGTTACGGTCAACTGCTGCGGGCGGCGCGTCCGGGGATCGAGGTGATCGGCCAGCCGTGTCCGTTGTTCGTGCCGCTGGCCGAGGAAGGGTGGACCGACCATCCCATCACCCGTTCGGTGGCCGAGGAGTACCTGCACGGTCTGCGCGAATCCGGCGTGGACACGCTCATTCTAGGCTGCACGCACTACCCGCTGTTGAAGCCGGCGATCGGCGAGGTCATGGGTCCCGGGACCACGCTCGTCGATTCGGCCGTGGTGCTGGCCGAGTCGATGGCCGAGCACCTCGCGACGACCGGAGCCCACGCTCCCGACGACAACGAACCGACCCTCGAGATGCTCGTCACCGACGTCCCGCAGCGCTTCGGCGAGCTGAGCGAACGTTTCCTGGCCCACACCGTGGGCAACGTCGAACACATCGACCTCGAGACGCCCCCGACCCCGAACCCGCAGGACCCCGAGCGATGA
- a CDS encoding GerMN domain-containing protein produces MKWVLLTVVVLALIGGGAYYVLTLEPTEIEEPVEEIDVAEEMGTRSITLFFSTADAQGFLRESRSVPTRRHRDEEVELVMAELLRGPRSQAAVNAFPRGTKLRRAFLDSSQRILYLDFNTALVSNLNPGSATELALLGSILRTVAIDFPEIESVQILVDGLEVETLGGHIDLTRPLRPENWL; encoded by the coding sequence ATGAAGTGGGTGCTGCTGACCGTCGTCGTTCTCGCCCTGATCGGAGGCGGTGCCTACTACGTGCTCACGCTCGAGCCGACCGAGATCGAGGAGCCCGTCGAGGAGATCGACGTGGCCGAGGAGATGGGCACGCGCTCGATCACCCTGTTCTTCAGCACCGCCGACGCCCAGGGTTTCCTGCGCGAGTCGCGGTCAGTGCCCACGCGACGCCATCGTGACGAAGAGGTCGAACTGGTCATGGCCGAGCTGTTGCGCGGTCCGCGCAGCCAGGCCGCCGTGAATGCCTTTCCGCGGGGCACGAAGCTGCGCCGCGCCTTCCTCGACAGCTCGCAGCGCATCCTCTACCTGGACTTCAACACTGCGCTCGTGTCGAACCTGAATCCCGGGAGTGCGACCGAACTCGCCCTTCTCGGATCGATCCTGCGCACCGTCGCGATCGACTTCCCCGAGATCGAATCGGTGCAGATCCTCGTCGACGGACTCGAGGTCGAGACCCTCGGCGGGCACATCGACCTGACCCGGCCGCTGCGCCCGGAGAACTGGCTGTGA